In the Glycine max cultivar Williams 82 chromosome 19, Glycine_max_v4.0, whole genome shotgun sequence genome, CCAACACCAAGTTTTCCCTTTTGTGCCTTGTTCGCTTCACTAACTCGACCAACGCCAAGTTTTATAATTCAATTATTCTTATCATgtcgaatatttttttaatgacaatgcatagtttttttatttattaaatttcagaGGACTAAAGTGGCTATCAATCATTATTATAACTAAAATGCCTTTTGAGTAacctattaaaacaaaatccgCTTTGCCTTGCTTCCTATTAGAAGAAAAGTTTATTGTCAAAAAGACACATTTGATATATAGATTTCACAATAAAAATCTAGTTTTATTCCTTGAACCATATATACTCGAAGATGTTCAAATATCTATTTTCCTTATATCCTCACTTTCACCAAGAAGAATAATAATCTTTTGCTCCTTAACCTGAAAGGAAGAATTTCATAAATGGAGTATTGAGTGCTATGGAAAGAAGGATGCGAATCAAATCCACGTGCTGGTGCCTCAAAAACTTAGGCACTACGATCCTTGTTGCGAGGCTTGTATGCCTATACCCATAGGGTATCgcttattttttcataaaggtTATGATTAGATAATAAAGAACCTCTTCTCTACTTTCTTTGGTGGATGCCCCCCTTTTGTGTGTATTCTTTGGATTATTGTTACCATACTTTGGATCGTATTTTTGtctcaaaaaaatcatttcccTTTTGATAATTATAAGCAACAGTCAACGTTATTCGGAATAGGGATTTTCATTTCCCCCTCATGATAACCATTCTCAATTTgacatacaaaataaaataacgaAAAATACTCATTTGATCGTAtacataaacaaattttattttttaatcctaTACTTAAAAATCATCCATTTCATTTCATGTGCAAAGACTTTTGTACTCTTTTTTATCCTGATTATTACAAAATGGTAAGAATTAAAAGGTAAATTTTTCCTAAcagtaaggactaaaaagaattacaaacaCTACAATGAATGAGTCTGTAGgaagataaaaatttataccAAATACtaaataagcatttttttttcataaaataaagcaCGTTAGTGGAGAGTATTACCAATTAATGAATAATAAACAGTTGCTTCTTATTAGTAAATTTACGAGCCCATACACAAAACAAACTTCCATATAAAGAGATCATACACTCCAAAAGCATAAGATTTAATTGCtgttttagtctttaaatttgagggatatgtttttttagtctttaaaaatatcttttttgtccttgaattttgacaatttattttttagtccttaacataataaattgatatttaatgACGATTTTTAGTGTCTTGTGACAGTTTTATAACactataatttatgaaaactaaaaatcacCATAGAGCatcaatttattataatagagactaaaaagaacaatttattaaaattcaagaatttttttttaaatttagaaacttAAAAAAGCACACATCCTAAATTCAGAGACTAATGACAATTAAACATTGTTTAAAGTTAGTTTTGATACCAAAAACTAATTtctatacttattttaaaatttgttgaaatggcaagaaaatgaattgatttttcaaattaagTCATAGTATTGattcaatttgaatttgtatTTCAAAATTGTCATAAGATGTTTAAAACTGTcacaaaatacaataaattgacataaaaatgttagagataaaaaaataattcttcaaaattcaaagacaaaaaaaacatttttaaatttcaaagattaaaaaatatatatcttaaattcaaagactaaaatattaattaagtcGAAGGATAATCATAATAGTAATTTGGTGCCTATGGGCTTCACAATTGATATCTTGCACTATTGAAGGTTTTGAGCAACTTGTAGTCTAACTAATTAGGAATTTTCACTAGTAGCAGGAGAGGGAGGACCAGTCCCAATGCAACTCTCCATTGTGAAATCAATGACAATGGGTGCCTCATCCATAACTTCTTCCTCACTGCTGCTGCTGCTAGAGGTCTCCCCTTCAGACCCTTTCGCCTTCTTTCCCTTTCTTCCCTCCTTCTTCTCGAATATGCGGTACACAGCCACAGAAGACACCTACATTAGAGTTCAAAATTCAGTCATTAGATACTCACACACAAGACTCAAAAACCAAATGCAACTCGTAAgcttaattgaaataaaatgcaTTGCTTTAAATGTGGTCAATTTTAATTAGAGTCATGGTAAGTGTCATTATAAATGTTCACCCCATTTAGAGGTAAAAAGaagggagagaaaaaagaagagcaGTAAAggtagagaaagaaaagaaaaagtaaaatttagacGATAAAAGGAGTGAAtgtatgtttataatttttagtaataATGACAGTGGATACTGTTGTATTGTTTACCATGGAAGGAAGTGATTTCGACACAAGGCGAAATTCATGCATCAGCCAATTAGATTTGGCAAAACCATTGCCCTTGGCCTCCCAGAAAGCCAAAACGTTCCTTTTTGCCACAACCTGATCGTTAGAGAGCTCAACATCTTGAGCTTCCTCTATTGTTCTCCATTGACCGTTCCCGGCTTCTCTCTTGTTAAGGTTATCGAACACACAGGTCCTCAAATCATGGAAGAAAAACCTCTGCCAATTCAAATACTTATTACCAcctgaaaagaaaacaaacgaGATTAAACTCAATCAAAACACCATTTTGATCCAACTGGTTTGTTCATTCATTGGGGCATGgaaaaattggatttttttttaagacaagACACATTGTTCACTgacaaaagaacaataaaaaaaaaaacaataattcagCGACAACACACATCAAACTTGACCCAAAGGCTTAGTTGGATCCCTgtagaataaatttttatgaagaACACAAAAGTTTAAGTGTGACCAAACTTGAAACTAATGATTAGTTTTGTAACTAACCTAAAAGATCGAAATTTGAATAGGTATACATTTGGGTTCCACTAGAAAGTCAGAtggtacaaaaaataaaaaataaattgaaagcaAATGGAAAGAGAGGATTTGTGTTTGTGTTCTAGACCAACCTCCTGGCAGCTCCCAAGGCACTGTTTGGTAAACATCACAGTCTTGAATGAGGTCATTAGGGAGTGGTTGGGCCATGATCCTCTTCCTAAGGTAGTAACCAGCAAGAATTTCATCACTTGGATCAAATCTGTATCCAACTGGGAGCTTGTAGGTCTTGCCTTCAATTGGGTTTAAGACTTCCATCTCAAAGACCTTTGCCTttggagaagaaggagaagggaaGGGACTTCTTGTCTCAGCTCTTAGAGTGAATCACTGTGGCAAGGCATGATGTAAGGAATTTAATTTATAGATAAAAGACATGCAGAGTGATGGATGTGTCTGATAAGAGAGAGACGGAAAGAGATATCAGATGTggagagagaaatgaaaaaaatgagaaaacataACTCATATATGGTTAGAAGTCTTAATTTATGTTTGACTTTGTGGTAGGAATTGACGgtttttctatatatttatatattattttcaagagGTGGATGAACGTTTTCACAAAAAGAAATGGTAGAATTTATTACTATCAAataaatgcagtaaaaaaattaatatcaaataaataattcattaaatacATTGAGTTGGCttcaattttgaatttggatatgacaaaaaatattaagtcaCGCTTGGATTGAGTGtcgattttttgtttttatttttattatttaaaaataatttctattttcaaatttttaaaatttaaaaaacatgtatgaagaaaaaagtatttttaagtgttatcaaaaatattgattttttatttttaattttaggattatttttgaaaatattttcaaaaaaatcttttttaaattttaagcaaatatatttttattcttattttctatttttttttggaaaataaaaacaaaatatatttaaaacaagTGTCaccttaattactttttaatgagattaatattataattaattaagaaacatgTTTAAGTTGAATGTGtgtgaattattgtaaattttcttgtatttattttttattcttacataataaagaaaacataCAAGCTTaggtaattaaataaaattcgattaattgattaaataatctGTTtgaattgttataattttttatatatttaattattgtgGGTAAAAAGAAAATTGCATGAGCACTGTAAAAATTACAACTAATGTAGTACTGATCGTGCGTGGTACATGTGTAGCTGAAGGAGTAACTTTCTTCTCTCGGTCAATTGACCATGGACTGTTCAACATGTGTTACACGTTTGACATTgacagtttattttattttatttatttaatcggTGGCATCTTTTGAGTTACTCTACTTGGTTAACTCTAAAACTTTTTAgtgtttaatattttgttttagtacttaattaattaataaattttttatttattttataataaattaataaattttattttagtttcaattaATAACAAGTgaaaattttttatcaaaaaataaacataaaatttattaatttagccggaactaaaaataaatataatgattaaaaataaaattgttattttattatatactcaataaaaaaaatttattagaaaaaaaatacaaaaattaaatatttattaaggattaaaaatatatttaagtctaataataataatatgcaaaaaaaaattattatacacaAATAATCATGGACTCATGGTAGcatgttaatattttatgtatccCACTTTATCATTATCAATCcctaattgttttatttttttttaactttttatggtattttatttttttaacttaacaaaagaaattataatgtAAGGTAAATATTTAAACTGAGAAGCAAAActttatcttattaaaataaggaaaatttgtcatattactaatatatttacttatttatctcttttttagtATTAAGAGAATAttgatcaatatatttttttatccataaaaatcaaactcaaataTTAAGAATTTATCACAACTCGCACGCATACACTAGTTAATTAATTGGGCTAAATTTCTTAATTGTTTGATAAAGATGTACAAAACTCTTAAATGAATGCATGATTCTATATTTTTCATCTCCAAGCACTTTTTTTCAGTTGACTTTTTccttaagttaaaaattaattatcatatattaATGTTTTAGGAAGGAGGAAACTTAAGGaataagaaaatctaaaataaggCATGCATTTAATGATTTTGGAAGAAGCCTAAAATGCAaagtatcaaatattttttttttcttataggtTGAAATCAAAGACGGTCTTTACAAGTTTACAATAACTCATACATCTTGTTGGATCAACTAAGCTAGACCCTTGACAAATCATCTTAATTAAAActtgtgaaaaaataaaatataaaataagatagTATTAAATGtgacatatttttatgttataaaatagactaaaatatgttttaagtcttcataaatatgtaaatgtttggAATTCAttcctgcaaaaattttaatACGTTTTTTGGTCCTCACAAAATCGACATGTCATTTTTTTACCCAGAGCAATATGTGGATTGCTTTTTTACATCGACTATCTGCACAATCAATGTAAACATGACACATTTTACATCAGTTATATGcataatcaatgtaaaaaacGTCACATTTACATCAATTATATGCataatcgataaaaaaaaaggtcatcATCATAAGTTTGGATTTTACAAAAACATATTGTGAGAacgaaaaacatattaaaaattttacaagaatgaattttaaacattttcacaTTTATAGAAacggaaaatatattttaacttataaaataaggttaaattttatattattactaaaacattaaatatatttaatattttaattattttacaatattaagaaatgttttataatattaatgcatGCCAGATTCTACATAgggaaaaataatttgatacgCTAGTCTTTGAAGAAAATACATGTtataaataataggctaaataATACATATAGttatttgtcttattttttagatttggtttgttatcttttttttaggaaatttaatttagtctttaaattttaaatttggatcAATTTGGTCCTTCCGTTAGCTCAGAATTAACGTggttaataattttaacatagTGGAAgttaaaaattacacaaaataatatttattagtttagtCGTGTTTTTGGATGCATATTAACATAGTGGTGGTTTTTAGTTGctagtttaatatttaaaagttagaaaacTAAAAACTACTTTTTAAGGTGGTCTAATTCAATTAGTTAATTAAGCAGAGTGCGTGAGTTATTATAAACTCACTAACACTATCTTCAATTCCctccgataaaaaaaaagtctattttcatgtttgatttttctcattttgttcTATGAATGATAAAATTGTTTAAGGAGTTTTTCCACCTTGTGTTTTGATCAatg is a window encoding:
- the LOC100807171 gene encoding NAC domain-containing protein 83, yielding MEVLNPIEGKTYKLPVGYRFDPSDEILAGYYLRKRIMAQPLPNDLIQDCDVYQTVPWELPGGGNKYLNWQRFFFHDLRTCVFDNLNKREAGNGQWRTIEEAQDVELSNDQVVAKRNVLAFWEAKGNGFAKSNWLMHEFRLVSKSLPSMVSSVAVYRIFEKKEGRKGKKAKGSEGETSSSSSSEEEVMDEAPIVIDFTMESCIGTGPPSPATSENS